A stretch of DNA from Microbacterium sp. LWS13-1.2:
CCCGATGGGAATGAGCCGATGAGGATGATCGACCGCAGCCACACCGAGAAGGTGCTCTACCGCGTCGCCATCTGCGCGTTCACCTACTATCCGGAGAAGCCGGAGCAGGGGCCCGGCTACGACGTCGAGGAAGACGTCGCGTGGTGCACGTTACCGCTCGAGAATCGACTGCCGCGGCCAGATCTCGAGATGTTCCGGAATGTGATCCGGATGCTGATCACCGTGCCGACGGTGGACCGGCGGCCTTTCATAATGAAGCTGGCGGAACTTTCGGGGGAAGGATGAGGGCGGCAGTTCTTTCTGGCGGCCGATCGTAGCGACCTACGCCGTGCTCCGTTCCGGCCCTGCGGCATATCCTCCCTCGCTTCGCTCGGTCCGGTAATCCTCGGGCTCGGCACTGCGCACGCCTGCGGTCGCGATGTGAGCCACTGCCAGGAAGAACCCGAGGCGTGGTCAGGGTCTGTCGGGAAACACGGCAAGCGAGCGTTGAACGGCATTGGCGCTCACGCCGAGAACGCGGGCGATATGCGTCACCGGCCGGCCGAGATTCCGCAACTCCTGGGCCATGGCAACCCGTTCCGGGGTCATGACCGTTGGGCGGCCGGGGCGCCGACCCTCGCCAGCAGCGGAGGCCATCCCCGCCCGCGTCTGAAGACTGGATAGTCGACGTCGCAGTGATTCGAGTGCAGCGATCACGTGGGCCGGATCAGCCTGCCCGCCGGCGGAGAGGAGCGGATCGGACAACGAACGGAAGGTAACGCCTCTCGCCGACAGCCCCGCGACGGTACCCATGAACTGTGGGACTGTCGGTGCGAGCATCGCCGCGCTCGTGACGATGAGCGTGTCGCCCGTCTGAAGAGACTCGAGGCACTCGCGAAGCCCTGCGCGCTTGGCGGCATCGGCGGAGTCGTCATCGGTGAACACAGCGGAGGCGCCGGCGAGCATCAATTGCTCCACGTCCGACGCCGTCCCGAGTCCCGGTGCGAGCTTGCGGGAGTAACCCACGACGCGAGTCACCGCGAGAAGCCCTCACGTTCTGGGCCAGCCGGCGCAACCACCGGGGCCGCGAGATCCACTGGCTGCTCCCGCAGGAGCGAACGACGCAACGCGACGAGGCTCGCCACCGTCTTCTGCTCGATCGCGATCGTGAACTTGCCGTCGCTCGGAACGTGCAGGTCGGGAATAACCTCGCGCAGCGCCACCTCGTGCAGATCCACAAGCAGATCGGTCACGCCGCGGGGCAGATCACGACGGGATGCCGCGAACACGGTGACGTGGTGCAGCTCGCTCAACCACTGCGTGGCGTCGAAGCGGCTCAGTCGGCCTGACTGGGCAGCTTCCAGCGCCGCGCCGGCACCTCGGAAGGCGTCACTGCCATCGGGGCGACGGGCATCGAACGCAGTCTGACCGTTCCGGTTCAGGATCGTCAGGCGGTCGACGGATGCCGTATCCTCGACGGTCGCGACGAGTCTGCGTGTCGCCTCGAATGCTCGATCGTGGGCATCGCGGCTGACGAACCGCGCGGGGGCGGAGGCGTGTATGTCGCGGAGGTAGAGCGAAGCGACCGAGAGCAGGCTCTCAGCGCGACGGGATGCCACCACGACCACGCGCGTCTGAAACCCCTCAGCGGCGAACCGCTCGGCCGTTCCGATCGCTACCTTGGCGTCAAGGGAGGCACCCTCGATGAGCAGCGATCGCTTGTTCTCGCGCGCGAAACGGATGCAGTCGCGAACCCATCCGGCTGTTGTCCGCGCAAGCCCCTCCCGCGCCTCGGGCGATGACGTTGCGCTGATCTGAGTGAATCGGGGGTGGAACGCTCGCATGTCGTCATTGCTGACGACTGCGACATCGGATCGCTCCTCGGCGAGGAGTTTGCTCGTCGCGCGAGATCGCCCCGCCCCAGGCTGGCCAGAGAGAAGGATCAGGCTTGGCGAAGCCTCCGACGGCGTGACGGAGGGGAAGTACAACGGCAGGATGCCGTGCCGCAGGATCTCGTCGCGGTCGTCGTCATCCAGCTCCCACCCGCTCACGGCTTCGACTCCGTTAGTACCTTAATTCGCCCGTGGATTCGGTCCGCGAGCGTGGACACGGCTTCACGATCGTACGAGGCCACCCCGAGCACGGAGCTTCGGAGCTGCGTGGCTTCGGCGCCCGCCTCAACGAAGGTCGAACGGTCGTTGCTCGACGATCCAAGCAGGAGCGCGGTTAGCGTTGTAGCCGACTCGCGCATCACCTCGTAGGCGACAACGTCGTTCGCGCGCCACGCTGAGCTAGCACCCACACCGGCCTCCTGCGCCAATCGTAGTCCTGTCGCGAAAAAGGGTGGGTCGGGAGTTTCGCCGATACGCCTGGGTCGATGGGGATCTCACCCAGTATGCGGTGGTCGGTTCGAACCGCCGCGGTATCGAGGTGAGGTCAGAGACCCGCAGCCGTTGAGCGAACGGTGAGGGTCGGAGTGTCGCGGCACGCTCTCTATCCGCGCAGAACGCCCGGGCGGATGAGCTCACAGCCTGTCAATCCAGGTGTCTTCTTCGCGGTCGTCCCAGGAGTTCCCGGTGGTCACGCGACCGGACGCCTGCGCGCGCCGCTTGAGCGCTCCGATCAGCCGATGAGCAGTCGCAGCGTCCAGCTCGTGAACCGAAGTGATTCGGACGCCGGTGAGTTCGGCCGTGACTTCGAACTGCTGAGCGGCCGTGGCCACGTTGAGGCCCGCGAAGAGCTGGCGGATCTCCGATCGCTGCGCACGATTCATCGGAATCGGACGCACGATTGCCGGCTCCGCGCCGTGGTCATTGTCATCGAAAACCGACAGTAGATCGCTCATGCATCAATTCTGGCCCGGACGCTCTTGGAGTCTCGGATGCTACACACCGTTGTCGTGCCACCATGAAAGGATGTGCGAGTGCTGTGTCCATAGTCGGCATCAGGAGGTGACAGCGCGTCATGCAACCCAACAGCGCGCGCTGGCACGTCGTTTCCGACTCCGAGCACGCTCACGAACGCGCGGGGCTTGAGCACGTCCGAGCGTTGCTGCCCGATCGTGGACCGTTTCACGCGTGGAGCAACTTCGAATTTGTCGACAGCAACGGCACTTGGTCGGAGGTGGACCTCCTCGTGTTGGGCGAAGGTGCCCTCTACCTGGTCGAGCTCAAGCACTACCAAGGAGACATCCGCGGAAGCGCCTACCGCTGGCAGTTGACCCGGCGCTCGGAAGACTCGCCGCTGAAGAAAGCGGCGATGAAGTCGCGCAAGCTCGCCGGAGTGCTCAAGGCAGCCGCGGCCCGCGCTGGCCTCGACCCGAGCGCGGTGCCGTTCGTGAAGCCGGCCATCTTCCTCCATGCCGCGAATACCCGCTGCCTCCTGTCTGACGCAGACAAGACCGACCTCTACGGCCTCGACGGTCGGGAACACCAAAGCAACCTCCCGAGCATTGCTGACCTCCTGCTCGAACCACCCCGACGCGGTCCAGTCAACGAGGCGGCCTTCCTCGGGGTGGTGGAACGGGTTGGCTTCGCGCTGCGACGTGAGCGCGAGATCGGGTCGTGGAGACTCACCGGCCCAGCACTCGACGAGGAGGCTGACTGGCAAGACTGGCCCGCTGAGCACCGGGTTACCCGCAAGCAGGCCCGCATTCGGTTCTTCACTACTCCGCGGGGCGCTTCCACCGCTCAGGTGGCAAGCTCTCACAAGTTCACCGAGCGCGAGTTCGCGCTGACGAGCAGACTCCACCATCCGGGAATACTCGCGCCTCAGGACATTGTCGAGGACGAGCTTGGAAGTGGGCTCGTCTTCCCGTATGACGCCGGCGACCAGCGACTCGATCTTTGGCTGGCTGACAACGGCGGTGCCCTCGACCTCCGCGCACAGGTCGGCGTCGTGCGTCAGCTTGCTGAATCAGTCCAGTACGCGCACAGCAATGGTGTCGTCCATCGCGGGCTCAACCCGGGCGCCGTCTTCGTCCATCACGATCGCGAACCTCGCACATTGATAGGCGGTTGGCGCGTCGCCGGTGCGGGCGAAGGCGCGGGTCAAAGCGTGCTCGAAACCGACGGTGGCGCGACACGCATCTTTGGCCTGCTGGATGCCCGAAAGAAGGGCAATCGAACGGCAGACGCCTATGTCGCTCCGGAAGGGCAGTGGCGGCCGGACGCGAGCAGATCGAGACTCGACGTCTTTGCGCTTGGCGCCCTGACATATCTCCTGGTGACCGGCCATGACCCCGCTACGAGCGCCATCGAGCTCAAGCAGCGCCTGGAGCGCGAACATGGACTGGACCTCGCTGCGGATCTCCCACAGGTTTCGGCCGCGCTCCGAAGTCTCGTACTCGCGGCGACGAACCCGGTCGTCAGTGAGCGTCTGCGGGATGTCCCTGACTTCTTGGAGAAGCTCAGCGATGTAGAGCGCGACCTCGGCACGAACGCGAGTGAGACTGAGATTGATCCGCTCGACGCACCACCGGGCACTGTGATTGGGGGCCGCTTCGAGCTCGTTAGGCGGCTAGGGTCAGGATCGACGGCCGTTGGCTTGCTGGTTCGCGACCGCGAAGCTGAGGGTGAGGCTCGCGTCCTCAAGGTCGCCGTTGATGACAATGCCGCGCGGCGGCTGGACGCCGAAGCTGACGTGCTTGCCGTTCTCAACAGCCGTAGGCAGCCTCGTGTCGTTCGCATCGTCGAAACGGCCCCAATTCAGGTCGGCGACCGCAAGGCTCTCCTACTCGAGTCGGCAGGCGACGAGACGCTCGCCGACGTGCTTCGGGATCGGCGCCGTCTCTCGCTCGACTTGTTGGATCGATGGGGCATCGATCTCCTCGAAGCACTCGTGTCGCTCGACGAAGCCGGGGTGGACCACCGAGACGTCAAGCCGTCGAACCTCGGCATCCGTGAACAGAAGAGCGATCGCGCGAAGCACCTCGTCCTCTTCGATTTCTCGCTCGCCAAGGCGAGTGCCGCCACCATCAGCGCGGGCACGCCTCCCTACCTTGACCCGTTCCTCGGAACGGGTACTCGGCTTCACTGGGACTCCGCGGCTGAGCGATATGCCGCAGCCGTCACTTTGTTTGAAATGGCGACTGGCCATGCGCCGGTCTATGGAGATGGTGAGACCGCCCCACAGTTCGTTGACCGGGCGACCATCGAACCGGGCGACTTCGACCCCGCTGTTGCCGACGGGCTTGTCAGATTCTTCGAGAAGGCGCTCGCGAAGGACGCGAAACAGAGGCACGGCACTGCCGGTGACATGCTGGCTGATTGGCGCAGCGCGCTGGCGGCGTCGGTCGCCACAAATCCCGAGGACGCTGACGAGATCGCCGAGCGTGCGCTGCCTGACACGCTTCTTCCGCAGTCCGGACTTACCCCGCGAGCGCTCAGCGCGCTTGAACCGTTCCGACTCAAGACCGTGGGTGACCTGGCGGCGTTGGACACGAGCCGCCTCAGCAGGTTCACCGGCATCGTGGACGCGACCAAGCGCGAGATTCGTGGCCGCGCGAAGCAATGGCGCGAGAAGTTCGTCGACGACTTGCCGACGACCGTCGCGCCAACCGAGGACGTCAATCAGGCTGATCCATTCCATTCTCCCGACGTGGCAGCTCAGTTCCTCGTCGAGGCCGCTGGCAGCCCACGCGCTCAGGCTCGCCGCAATGCCGCCGCCGTCATTCTCGGCGTTGAAGGAGATGTTGAGCCGTTCGCTGTCCTCACAGACATCGCCGCAGCCCTCGGTCTCGGTGGCCAGCCGCAGGCGTCGGCTGCTCTTGCGAACGTGCGCGACGCGTGGGCAGCCGTGCCCCGTGCGGCATACCTGCTCGACGGGATTTTCGATCGTGTCCTTGGTGTGCTCGAGGGCTTCGACGGCGCCGCGTGGACGGATACTGTCGTCGCCGCTCTGGCGCCAGGAGGCGCGTCCGCAACCGATCGTCGACTGATCGCAGGCATGGTTCGTGCCTCGCTGGACCGGGCGGACGACAAGGCGAAGGGCGCTGATGAAGAGTCACCGATCATGCGACGCCGACGCCGTCACGACAACCGGCTGATCCTCGCACGCGGCTCCGTAGTCGGCGACGTTGCTGCACCGCTCGGGTTGCGCGGAAACCAGCTGGTCGAGGAGTCTGCGAGGGCTGGCGAGTTCGTTGTGCCGCGCGGTCGATCGGTTCCCGCTCTTCGCCAGGTCTGGACCAGCGACTTGCCTGCGCTCGATGACACGAGGCTCATCCGACTCGCAGCGCGACTCTCGGACGCCGCGGCCGCGTCAGCGAGTGGAGAGCTTTACTCGACCCGCATGCCTGTTGTCGACGCCGTGCGACTGGCGCTCGGTTCGACCATGCCGTCTCAACGCTTCACCACCGACGACGTGAAGCGTCTCGTGCAGATTCGGTTCCCCGGGGTCGACGCCGTTCCGGGACGACCTGGCCTTGACCGCGTTCTCGCCGAAGCCGGCACCGGCCTGACTTGGGACGGCGACAGCTACTCGATTCCGTCGGCCCACTCCGACACGACTTTCGCTACTCAGACGTCCTACCCGACCATTCCAATTCGGCGCGCAGACGGACAGAGGCAGCCAACACATAGAGAATTGCGCGAGAGCGTCAGCGCCCGATCGTTTCTCGCGCTCGGTGTTCAGGCGAAGTACGCCGAAGGAACCGCCGCCAGCCTCGTTGACAACTACGGCGCGATCGAGGTGAACGTGACCGACGTCCTGCTGGACTCGCTCAGGGCGCGCGCCGATGATGCTGGCGTTCCGTGGGATGCCGTGCTCGCGGCTGATGCCGCGGCCTCCGGGTCGATCGATGCCCGCGGGCTAGCGGCTCTCGTTGAGCAGGCGATACCAGACATCGACACCGCGATCGAGACCGCTCTTGCCGGTGCGCCAGGCATGGACCGTCCGGTAGTGCTCACCGAGGCTGCGCCCTTGGCGCGTTACGGCTACATGGCCCGCCTGAGCCGACTCGCCGACATCACCACCCCCCGAGAGCAGGCCGTATGGCTGATCGTTCCCGAAGATGGGGGCGGAGGGCCGCTTCTCGACGGTGCTCCGATACCGCTGACATATGCGTCGCAGTTTGTCCGTCTGGACGGTAAGCCACATGCAATTGAGGGAGCAGCGCGATGAGTGCCCGTGAGACGTTGACCCCCGAGCTGCGCGCCGAGGTCCTGCGCCTTGAGGACGACCTGCGAGCACGGGTGGCCTCCATCACAAGAGTGCAGGAAGCTTGGCGTGCGGAGTACGACGCTGCGCTTGCCGCCGAGCGGACCGCTGCGGCATGGGAGGTGTGGGTCGACGAGCGAGTGACCCTCGCGGCGGTCGCATGGGTGCTTACGACTGTCTTCATTCGGTTCTGTGAAGACAACGCGCTGGTCAAGCCGGTGTGGATCAGCGGCCCGCGCCAGCGCGAGGCCATCGATGCGCAGCAGCAGTTCCTTCGCGAGACTGCCCGCACCAACGCAGATGTCACCGACCGCGAGTGGCTCCTCCAACCAGTTGATTATCTGAAGTCTCTTCCGGCAACCGCCGGCCTTGTTGATGACGCCTCTCCCATGTGGCTCGTGACCCCGTCAGGTGACGCCGCGACTCGACTCCTCAACTACTGGCGTGAGCGAGACGAGAGGGGCAGCCTGGTGCGCGACCTGGCCGATCCTGACCTCGATACTCGCTTCCTCGGAGACCTCTACCAGGAGATCTCCGAGGAAGCGAAGAAGCGCTATGCACTTCTCCAGACGCCGATCTTCGTAGAGGAGTTCATCCTCGACCGCGCTCTGGAGCCGGCCCTGAAAGAGCGACCGCTCGAAGGCTTCAAGATGATCGACCCCACCTGCGGGTCGGGACATTTCCTGCTCGGAGGCTTTCAGCGACTGCTCGACCGCTGGCACAAGCACGCCCCGGGCCTCGACGAGCGGGAACGGGTCCAGGCGGCACTTGATTCGGTCTACGGCGTCGATATCAACCCTTTCGCGGTGGCGATCGCGCGATTCCGGCTCACGGTCGCGGCGCTCGTGGCCGCGAGAGTGCGGAACCTGGAGGACGCTCCGGCATTCAACTATCACCTGGCCGCTGGCGATTCTCTGCTGCATGGACTAGATCAGCTCGAGTTCGATCTGGGAGTCGACCTGCTGGCAGATCAAGCTGCAGCAGGAATCGCTCACGGAGCGGCAAATCTGGAGACGTTGAGGTCGATCCTGCGCAATAGGCAGTACGACGTCGTCGTGGGTAACCCGCCGTACATTCAGCCACCAGACAAGGCTTTGAGCGTCTTGTACCGGCGGCGCTACGTGAGCTGTTCCGGAATCTATGCGTTGTCCGTTCCGTTCATGGAGCGGTTCTTCATGTTGGCGAATGATGGTGGCTGGGTCGGGAAGATCACGAGCAATTCCTTCATGAAGCGTAAATTCGGCAAGAAGCTCGTTCTCGACTTCCTACCGACGAAGGACTTGATCGAGGTGATCGATACAGAGGGCGTGTGGATGGCAGGGCACAACATGGACGGAACGCCAACCGTCACGCTCGTGGGGCGAAATAGGCCCCCCACACTCTCGACCGTGAAGTGCGTTCTCGGCAAGGGACTGAGGGAATCACCTTCTGCTGACGGCGGTCGGGGACCCCTCTGGAGTGGGACCCTCGCGCACATTGATAGCGACAGCTACGACGACGACTGGGTGACCGTAGCCGCGCTTGACCGTTCATTGCTTCGGCAGTTTCCGCTGTCACTTGCGGGTGGAAGCGCGCTGGAACTGGTTTCGCTGTTGAGGAAGTCTCCGAAGCGCGTGCGCGACTTCGTGGTGAGGGTCGGCTACATGGCGATGAGTCACGCTGACGACGCATTCAACCTTCCCCCAGCAATCGTCGAGCGCCGTCGCCTCGAGGCGAGCTTTTCGGAGCCGCTGGCGCCCGGTGATCGAGTCAGGGACTACGTCGCGTCGCCCGACGAGGTTTCTTGGTTCCCTTACGATCAGCGACGGTTCGAATCGCCTGAGCATGCCCCTGGATGGCTTCGGTTCTATTGGCCGCTCCGTACCAGCTTGGGTAACAGGGCAACGTTCTCAGGAACCTACTTCTCGGAGGGAAAGCACTGGCTGGAGTGGCATCAGGTGCCGCGAGATGAGCGCGCGGATGATCAGGTTCTCGCTTACGCGGAGATTGCCAGTCACAATCATTTTCATCTAGGTGACGGCGCAACGCTCTTTCCGCAGACTGCACCGGTTCTCCGTTTTCCGTCTGGCGTCCCAAGCGCTACTTTGCACGGCCTGCTCGCGATATTGAACTCGTCCCTCATCTGTTTTTGGATGAAGGACCAGAGCAAGCCCAAGGGTGGAAAGGCAGACGAAGCGTGGGCGCGCACGTACCAGTTCGCGTCAACCAACACCCTCGACATTCCGATACCTGCGGAGCTCCCCGTCAACTACGGTGCTCAGATGCATGCGGCAGCCGAGCAAATATCCGAGATGCTCGCCATTCGTGGAGTCCCAACCGCGGCGGCATTGGAAGCCGCGGAGAACTCCTTCTACCGCTTACGCGAGGCTCTGGTCTTCCTCCAGGAGGAGGCCGACTGGTGGGCATACCACTCATTCGGCTTGACTGATGATCCCCTAGTGATGCCATCTGATTGCACGCTCGGACTCCGGCCTGGTCAGCGCGCGTTCGAGTTCCTGCTTGCCCGTGGGGCGCTTGCGGGGGTCGCTGCGCCGTCGTGGCCTTCGCTGGCAGGCCGGGTGACACCGGCCACGAGTCCGGCGGACTGGCCTGAGGCTTATCGGGAACTTGTCGAGCGGCGAATGGATGCGATTCAGAGCAACCCGTTCGTTGGTCTGGTGGAGCGACCAGAGTGCAAACGACCGTGGGCAGGTGGTGACTGGCCAGAGATGCGTCGTCGCCTGCTGCGTGACTGGCTACTCGATCGACTTGAGACAGCACAGATCTGGTTTGACGAGCAGTCTCGAGTCACGCCTAAGAGCCTCGCCGCGCTGGCTGATGTGCTCAACCGAGACAGCGACTTTGTGGCAGTGCTCGCTCTGTGGGAGGAAAGGCGTGATGCGCCGATGATCAAGAGCTTGGAAGCGCTGTTGACCTCGCAGTCGGTGCCATACCTTGCCGCCCACCGCTACAGGGAGTCGGGCATGAGGAAGCGGAGTGCGTGGGAGGAGACCTGGCGCATACAGCGACTAGCCGACAGGA
This window harbors:
- a CDS encoding recombinase family protein, which produces MGYSRKLAPGLGTASDVEQLMLAGASAVFTDDDSADAAKRAGLRECLESLQTGDTLIVTSAAMLAPTVPQFMGTVAGLSARGVTFRSLSDPLLSAGGQADPAHVIAALESLRRRLSSLQTRAGMASAAGEGRRPGRPTVMTPERVAMAQELRNLGRPVTHIARVLGVSANAVQRSLAVFPDRP
- a CDS encoding zeta toxin family protein produces the protein MSGWELDDDDRDEILRHGILPLYFPSVTPSEASPSLILLSGQPGAGRSRATSKLLAEERSDVAVVSNDDMRAFHPRFTQISATSSPEAREGLARTTAGWVRDCIRFARENKRSLLIEGASLDAKVAIGTAERFAAEGFQTRVVVVASRRAESLLSVASLYLRDIHASAPARFVSRDAHDRAFEATRRLVATVEDTASVDRLTILNRNGQTAFDARRPDGSDAFRGAGAALEAAQSGRLSRFDATQWLSELHHVTVFAASRRDLPRGVTDLLVDLHEVALREVIPDLHVPSDGKFTIAIEQKTVASLVALRRSLLREQPVDLAAPVVAPAGPEREGFSR
- the pglW gene encoding BREX system serine/threonine kinase PglW, which produces MQPNSARWHVVSDSEHAHERAGLEHVRALLPDRGPFHAWSNFEFVDSNGTWSEVDLLVLGEGALYLVELKHYQGDIRGSAYRWQLTRRSEDSPLKKAAMKSRKLAGVLKAAAARAGLDPSAVPFVKPAIFLHAANTRCLLSDADKTDLYGLDGREHQSNLPSIADLLLEPPRRGPVNEAAFLGVVERVGFALRREREIGSWRLTGPALDEEADWQDWPAEHRVTRKQARIRFFTTPRGASTAQVASSHKFTEREFALTSRLHHPGILAPQDIVEDELGSGLVFPYDAGDQRLDLWLADNGGALDLRAQVGVVRQLAESVQYAHSNGVVHRGLNPGAVFVHHDREPRTLIGGWRVAGAGEGAGQSVLETDGGATRIFGLLDARKKGNRTADAYVAPEGQWRPDASRSRLDVFALGALTYLLVTGHDPATSAIELKQRLEREHGLDLAADLPQVSAALRSLVLAATNPVVSERLRDVPDFLEKLSDVERDLGTNASETEIDPLDAPPGTVIGGRFELVRRLGSGSTAVGLLVRDREAEGEARVLKVAVDDNAARRLDAEADVLAVLNSRRQPRVVRIVETAPIQVGDRKALLLESAGDETLADVLRDRRRLSLDLLDRWGIDLLEALVSLDEAGVDHRDVKPSNLGIREQKSDRAKHLVLFDFSLAKASAATISAGTPPYLDPFLGTGTRLHWDSAAERYAAAVTLFEMATGHAPVYGDGETAPQFVDRATIEPGDFDPAVADGLVRFFEKALAKDAKQRHGTAGDMLADWRSALAASVATNPEDADEIAERALPDTLLPQSGLTPRALSALEPFRLKTVGDLAALDTSRLSRFTGIVDATKREIRGRAKQWREKFVDDLPTTVAPTEDVNQADPFHSPDVAAQFLVEAAGSPRAQARRNAAAVILGVEGDVEPFAVLTDIAAALGLGGQPQASAALANVRDAWAAVPRAAYLLDGIFDRVLGVLEGFDGAAWTDTVVAALAPGGASATDRRLIAGMVRASLDRADDKAKGADEESPIMRRRRRHDNRLILARGSVVGDVAAPLGLRGNQLVEESARAGEFVVPRGRSVPALRQVWTSDLPALDDTRLIRLAARLSDAAAASASGELYSTRMPVVDAVRLALGSTMPSQRFTTDDVKRLVQIRFPGVDAVPGRPGLDRVLAEAGTGLTWDGDSYSIPSAHSDTTFATQTSYPTIPIRRADGQRQPTHRELRESVSARSFLALGVQAKYAEGTAASLVDNYGAIEVNVTDVLLDSLRARADDAGVPWDAVLAADAAASGSIDARGLAALVEQAIPDIDTAIETALAGAPGMDRPVVLTEAAPLARYGYMARLSRLADITTPREQAVWLIVPEDGGGGPLLDGAPIPLTYASQFVRLDGKPHAIEGAAR
- the pglX gene encoding BREX-2 system adenine-specific DNA-methyltransferase PglX, with product MSARETLTPELRAEVLRLEDDLRARVASITRVQEAWRAEYDAALAAERTAAAWEVWVDERVTLAAVAWVLTTVFIRFCEDNALVKPVWISGPRQREAIDAQQQFLRETARTNADVTDREWLLQPVDYLKSLPATAGLVDDASPMWLVTPSGDAATRLLNYWRERDERGSLVRDLADPDLDTRFLGDLYQEISEEAKKRYALLQTPIFVEEFILDRALEPALKERPLEGFKMIDPTCGSGHFLLGGFQRLLDRWHKHAPGLDERERVQAALDSVYGVDINPFAVAIARFRLTVAALVAARVRNLEDAPAFNYHLAAGDSLLHGLDQLEFDLGVDLLADQAAAGIAHGAANLETLRSILRNRQYDVVVGNPPYIQPPDKALSVLYRRRYVSCSGIYALSVPFMERFFMLANDGGWVGKITSNSFMKRKFGKKLVLDFLPTKDLIEVIDTEGVWMAGHNMDGTPTVTLVGRNRPPTLSTVKCVLGKGLRESPSADGGRGPLWSGTLAHIDSDSYDDDWVTVAALDRSLLRQFPLSLAGGSALELVSLLRKSPKRVRDFVVRVGYMAMSHADDAFNLPPAIVERRRLEASFSEPLAPGDRVRDYVASPDEVSWFPYDQRRFESPEHAPGWLRFYWPLRTSLGNRATFSGTYFSEGKHWLEWHQVPRDERADDQVLAYAEIASHNHFHLGDGATLFPQTAPVLRFPSGVPSATLHGLLAILNSSLICFWMKDQSKPKGGKADEAWARTYQFASTNTLDIPIPAELPVNYGAQMHAAAEQISEMLAIRGVPTAAALEAAENSFYRLREALVFLQEEADWWAYHSFGLTDDPLVMPSDCTLGLRPGQRAFEFLLARGALAGVAAPSWPSLAGRVTPATSPADWPEAYRELVERRMDAIQSNPFVGLVERPECKRPWAGGDWPEMRRRLLRDWLLDRLETAQIWFDEQSRVTPKSLAALADVLNRDSDFVAVLALWEERRDAPMIKSLEALLTSQSVPYLAAHRYRESGMRKRSAWEETWRIQRLADRNQSEALRTEDSDRPGTPVPPEFSSGDFARSEYWSNRGKFDLPKERFISYPNAGREGDSSSVVGWAGWDHSQQALALATLIQSGEQQGWAEERLTPLVAGLSELLPWVEQWHSDPDPLYGGSSPAEFFSGMLDHYMVKLGATRESLAAWRPSAVTRARKTKA